The genome window CAGAGGCTTGCTGGAGTGCCCTTGAGGGCAAACAGTTGCAGCCGATGATTGTGGAGCGTTCTTCACAAGCTTAAGAGATCAATGATTCGGTGACAACGTTTATGCGCTTGGAGAAATGAAGGGTTTGAGAGACAAAGAAAATCATGGGGGACGATATGCTGGATTGAACAGCTACTTGTGTCCACGTTCCTGTCTATAAGGCATTCCTGCTTGCGGGCAGTAAAGGTTAAGCAAGCGGGAGAGGTCTATTGTGAATGTATGCGTCATGATCTCGATAACAACCGCCACCTTTGAGTTGTGATTGTCTAAGACAATTACAAAAAAACAAAGAGTGGCATGGAATGCCGTATAAAATGCTGAAATTATCGCATCAGAACGCTCCCTAGAGTGATCCATTTGTTGATTTGACCCGTGTCCAGTCTTCTTGCGTACACAAATGGAGGAATAAAGATGCGTATCATGGTACAGAAATTCGGAGGCACGTCTCTCTCCACTGTTCAGGCGAGAGAGCATGTGCTCCGTCACGTTAAACGTGAACTTGAGGCAGGATTGAGTCTAGTCATTGTTGTGTCTGCGATGGGACGTCGAGGCGAGCCATATGCGACCGATACGTTGCTGGACTGGGCTGCACAGAACGGAAACGCACTATCCGCACGCGAAAAGGATTTACTGCTGTGCTGTGGTGAAATCATATCGGCGACAACTTTGAGCAGTTTACTCGAACATGAAGGCATTCCAACTACAGTGCTGACCGGTGCACAAGCAGGTTTTGTGACGGACGACAATTTCGGGAATGCCCGGATATTGGATGTCCGTCCTGTTCGTGTGTTGGAGCAGCTGCAGCTCGGGCGTGTCGTTATTGTAACCGGATTCCAGGGGCAGACGGAGAACGGAGACTTCACGACATTGGGTCGTGGGGGAAGTGATACGTCTGCGACAGCGCTTGGTGCAGCATTACGTGCTGAAATGGTGGATATCTACACCGATGTGAACGGGATACTCACAGCCGATCCGCGAATTGTTGAGGATGCGCGTCCGCTGACTGTTGTGAGTTATGCCGAGATCTGTAATATGGCCCACCACGGGGCCAAGGTAATCCATCCACGTGCGGTCGAGATTGCCATGCAATCCCAGATTCCAGTGCGGGTAAGATCTACT of Paenibacillus sp. FSL R5-0517 contains these proteins:
- the dapG gene encoding aspartate kinase, which translates into the protein MRIMVQKFGGTSLSTVQAREHVLRHVKRELEAGLSLVIVVSAMGRRGEPYATDTLLDWAAQNGNALSAREKDLLLCCGEIISATTLSSLLEHEGIPTTVLTGAQAGFVTDDNFGNARILDVRPVRVLEQLQLGRVVIVTGFQGQTENGDFTTLGRGGSDTSATALGAALRAEMVDIYTDVNGILTADPRIVEDARPLTVVSYAEICNMAHHGAKVIHPRAVEIAMQSQIPVRVRSTFADTEGTLVTHPEGFRDVQTGIVDRYVTGIAYVSNVTQITVDVPGGADRLQLKVFKTMAENSISVDFINVTPSGVVYTVFDSDSEKAIQVLQEIGLKPQSLSGCAKVSVIGGGINGVPGIMARIVESLTLADIQILQSADSNTTIWVLVKKEDMVQALRALHASFELHL